From Candidatus Omnitrophota bacterium, one genomic window encodes:
- a CDS encoding MinD/ParA family protein gives MKPKIADQAEKLRQLAAQEEGGFSPGGAAVAALEEPSGAEAAPMPNDKPSLPAEMEEKRSLSPDAPASATKKEKTKTLSSADSKKRERSESPSGKPPIVETSINVARGEAEALAAEAPSAAEAVAILDEMKETEAAPAPPESGKVTELLSARRFLMDGHTRVIAVTGGKGGVGKSNIACNLGIAMAQMRKRVLLLDADLSLANVDILLGLTPRLNLSHVLSGEKKLDEVMMAGPAGMNIIPGGSGLEEFCNLPLPEMERIFDAFAGLDPAPDILIIDTAAGIHPNVLQFLLAANQVLVVTTPEPPAYTDAYALIKTLVRHDPGKEIGVAVNMANDAREANEVVKLMLQICRQMLRVGFSNMGFIPRDPHVMKAVRHQQPFLIQSPNSPAAKAVRNMAATALQSGSNAAAKGLKGFFRRLFSQAPPTKAAANS, from the coding sequence ATGAAGCCAAAAATTGCTGACCAGGCGGAGAAACTTCGCCAACTCGCCGCCCAGGAGGAAGGAGGATTTTCCCCGGGCGGCGCGGCGGTTGCGGCGTTGGAAGAACCGTCCGGCGCGGAAGCGGCGCCGATGCCCAATGATAAGCCGTCTCTTCCTGCAGAGATGGAGGAAAAGCGCTCTCTTTCGCCGGATGCGCCTGCATCCGCCACGAAAAAAGAAAAGACGAAAACGCTTTCGTCCGCCGATAGTAAGAAGAGAGAACGAAGCGAGTCTCCGTCCGGAAAACCGCCAATTGTAGAAACATCGATAAACGTTGCTCGTGGAGAAGCCGAAGCGTTAGCCGCCGAGGCGCCATCCGCCGCGGAAGCCGTCGCAATTCTTGATGAAATGAAGGAAACGGAGGCCGCACCTGCGCCGCCGGAAAGCGGCAAGGTGACGGAATTGCTTTCGGCCCGCCGTTTTCTCATGGATGGCCATACGCGCGTGATCGCCGTGACGGGGGGCAAAGGGGGCGTAGGCAAAAGCAACATCGCCTGCAACCTCGGCATCGCCATGGCTCAGATGCGCAAGCGGGTTTTGCTGCTAGACGCCGATCTCTCGCTGGCGAATGTCGATATCCTGCTAGGTTTGACGCCCCGGTTGAATCTATCCCACGTCTTAAGCGGCGAGAAAAAATTGGATGAGGTAATGATGGCCGGACCCGCTGGAATGAACATTATTCCCGGCGGTTCCGGCCTGGAGGAATTCTGCAATTTGCCGCTGCCGGAAATGGAGCGGATTTTCGACGCCTTCGCCGGTCTCGATCCCGCGCCCGATATTCTTATCATCGACACGGCGGCGGGGATTCATCCCAACGTGCTGCAATTTCTGTTGGCGGCGAATCAGGTTCTCGTCGTAACGACGCCGGAGCCGCCCGCCTATACGGACGCTTACGCCTTGATTAAAACACTCGTCCGTCACGATCCCGGCAAAGAGATCGGGGTCGCCGTCAACATGGCCAACGATGCCCGCGAAGCCAACGAAGTAGTGAAGTTAATGCTGCAAATCTGCCGCCAGATGCTGCGGGTGGGATTCAGCAATATGGGCTTTATCCCCCGCGATCCTCACGTCATGAAAGCCGTGCGCCATCAGCAGCCCTTCCTGATCCAATCGCCGAACTCGCCCGCGGCGAAGGCCGTGCGCAACATGGCGGCGACGGCGCTGCAATCCGGTTCGAATGCGGCGGCGAAAGGTCTCAAAGGCTTCTTCCGCCGCCTCTTTTCCCAAGCACCGCCGACTAAAGCTGCCGCCAATTCGTGA
- a CDS encoding heparinase II/III family protein translates to MNRCLRWTLAVVFVSFGSAWSRGAGEDPLMKPWTLDEAKQVLEKCGEFKPFPQYGDREFWEKIKTDKRFGPSLTAAVDRAREYAKQDFPYLPASLYLDFQRTGNRVSCERVLGQRSGFLSAFALAECLEGKGEFLDPLMNALWAFCEESDWCMPAHTDGLIDMENPNIDLRASNTANVLANIDYVFGDALPERLRMRLNYELERRIFGPYQKREFSWMKRTHNWNAVCNGNVLSAALYKISDKNRLAELVAKAQNSLCLYLTGFGRDGGTAEGLGYWNYGFGNYVEAAQMLNRYTDKRLNMLAAPIVKEIALLPMRVELSPGKYPSFSDGGENNRFSTSMLCYLADELNAPELRRFAAARMEYEIDAGSLLSLFENTQFAPLPGKKEEFVPAPYVFLRGVEWMIVRDDNGLVLAAKGGRNDEPHNHNDVGNIILHYQGETLIPDLGAPVYDRRFFSNKRYEYLAARSLGHSLPLVNGFEQRPGPFAAITKTERKDDGAVLRVDMTAAYPQEAGLKSLVRTTTFKNKIGIDLLDEAQFESAPKSFETAIWTYAPVEVTKSGVKISVEKAILEVSFGDQKLSVDVKEYDMKENNMRNASRHPIARRIAFRLDRPEKEARIHLTISIKKL, encoded by the coding sequence ATGAATCGTTGTTTACGCTGGACGCTTGCCGTCGTTTTCGTTTCGTTTGGGAGCGCTTGGAGCCGGGGCGCGGGAGAAGATCCATTGATGAAGCCCTGGACGCTCGACGAAGCGAAGCAAGTACTAGAGAAATGCGGGGAATTCAAGCCCTTCCCGCAATACGGCGACCGGGAGTTTTGGGAAAAGATCAAAACGGACAAGCGCTTCGGCCCCAGCTTGACCGCGGCGGTAGATCGGGCGCGGGAATACGCCAAGCAGGATTTCCCCTATCTGCCCGCCTCTCTCTATCTCGATTTTCAACGCACGGGCAACCGCGTTTCTTGCGAGCGCGTGCTCGGCCAGCGCAGCGGATTCCTGTCCGCTTTCGCTTTGGCGGAATGTTTGGAGGGCAAAGGCGAATTTCTCGATCCGCTGATGAACGCGCTCTGGGCGTTCTGCGAAGAGAGCGATTGGTGCATGCCCGCCCATACCGACGGATTGATCGACATGGAGAATCCCAACATCGATCTGCGGGCCTCCAATACGGCCAACGTTCTCGCCAACATCGATTACGTCTTCGGAGACGCTTTGCCGGAGCGTTTGCGGATGCGCCTAAATTACGAATTGGAACGCAGAATCTTCGGTCCTTATCAAAAGCGGGAATTCTCTTGGATGAAGCGGACTCACAATTGGAACGCCGTCTGCAACGGCAATGTTCTGTCGGCGGCTCTCTACAAAATTAGCGATAAGAACCGCTTGGCTGAACTCGTCGCCAAAGCGCAAAATTCCCTCTGCCTCTATCTGACGGGCTTCGGACGCGACGGCGGCACGGCGGAAGGCCTGGGTTATTGGAACTACGGTTTCGGCAATTACGTCGAGGCGGCCCAAATGCTCAACCGCTATACGGACAAGCGCCTGAACATGCTAGCTGCGCCCATCGTGAAGGAAATCGCCCTGCTGCCCATGCGGGTGGAACTGTCGCCGGGCAAATACCCCAGTTTCTCCGATGGAGGCGAGAACAACCGCTTCTCCACGTCGATGTTATGCTACTTGGCGGACGAGTTGAACGCGCCGGAACTGCGGCGCTTCGCGGCGGCGCGCATGGAATACGAGATCGACGCCGGTTCCTTGCTTTCCCTCTTCGAAAATACGCAATTCGCGCCGCTTCCGGGGAAGAAGGAAGAGTTCGTCCCAGCGCCCTACGTTTTCCTGCGCGGCGTGGAATGGATGATCGTCCGCGACGATAACGGCCTCGTCCTGGCGGCCAAGGGCGGACGCAACGACGAGCCGCACAATCATAACGACGTCGGCAATATAATTCTTCACTATCAAGGAGAGACCTTGATCCCCGACCTGGGCGCGCCAGTTTACGACCGTAGATTCTTCAGCAATAAGCGTTACGAATATCTGGCGGCTCGCTCGCTGGGGCATTCGCTGCCATTGGTCAACGGCTTCGAACAGCGACCCGGCCCCTTCGCCGCCATTACAAAAACCGAACGCAAAGACGACGGCGCCGTCCTGCGCGTCGATATGACGGCGGCCTATCCCCAGGAAGCAGGATTGAAATCGCTGGTGCGGACGACCACGTTCAAAAACAAAATCGGGATCGATCTTCTCGACGAAGCTCAATTCGAAAGCGCGCCGAAAAGTTTTGAAACGGCGATATGGACGTATGCTCCTGTCGAAGTAACCAAAAGCGGAGTAAAAATTAGCGTCGAAAAAGCTATTCTCGAAGTAAGTTTTGGAGATCAAAAACTATCCGTGGACGTCAAGGAATACGATATGAAAGAAAATAACATGCGCAACGCGTCTCGCCATCCCATCGCCCGGCGCATCGCCTTCCGCCTCGATCGCCCCGAAAAAGAAGCGCGCATTCATCTGACGATTTCTATTAAAAAACTATGA